A genome region from Oncorhynchus gorbuscha isolate QuinsamMale2020 ecotype Even-year linkage group LG26, OgorEven_v1.0, whole genome shotgun sequence includes the following:
- the mcrip2 gene encoding MAPK regulated corepressor interacting protein 2, translating to MMYTITRGPSKLVTQRRTGPTQQIENKTNDLKLKPTPWLSSNSPTPKIVFNRLNGKRYHTAASQKEDTTSEGFTPAHEENVRFVYEAWQEIEQQLAGDGEGRVEPAAVCGQGPVQYAEKTPSTTTKNFVPIDLEEWWAQRFLANIANLS from the exons ATGATGTACACTATTACTAGAGGTCCCAGTAAACTTGTTACACAGCGCAGGACAG GTCCCACGCAGCAAATTGAGAATAAAACCAACGACTTGAAGCTCAAACCGACCCCCTGGTTATCCTCAAA CTCTCCAACCCCTAAGATAGTGTTTAATCGCCTGAACGGGAAGAGATACCACACTGCAGCCTCACAGAAGGAAGACACCACATCTGAAGGCTTCACCCCGGCCCATGAAGAGAATGTCCGATTTGTGTACGAag CATGGCAGGAAATCGAGCAGCAGCTGGCAGGTGATGGAGAAGGCCGTGTGGAGCCTGCTGCTGTATGTGGCCAGGGGCCCGTGCAGTACGCAGAGAAGACCCCCAGTACCACGACGAAGA ACTTTGTGCCTATAGACCTGGAGGAGTGGTGGGCCCAGCGCTTCCTGGCCAACATCGCTAACCTGTCGTga
- the gde1 gene encoding glycerophosphodiester phosphodiesterase 1, with the protein MLQLGDETALFSVVFAFVLLGTRSPIWSTALTACLYAFLIMFRFPQVPNSQARQVLRPAKNAASGGVSLVAHRGGGHDAPENTMAAIREAHKNGATGVELDLEFTSDGVPILMHDETVDRTTNGSGPLTQLSFSGLCKLDAAAKHRLRDKFQGEKVPTLQEAVEECIKLQLTIYFDVKGHPDEAAAALKEMYQKHPVLYNTSIVCSFEPKVIYRMRQADPEVVTALTHRPWSLSRLGDGTPRFSSLWKHHCMQVLDVILDWAHHHLLWNLCGVSAFLVQKNFISLDYVQYWAQRGVEVVGWTVNTAEEKQYYQEILNVNYITDSLLENCDPHY; encoded by the exons ATGCTTCAACTCGGAGACGAAACCGCCCTATTCTCTGTGGTGTTCGCGTTCGTTCTCCTCGGAACACGGAGCCCGATATGGTCCACCGCCCTCACCGCCTGCCTCTATGCCTTTCTGATCATGTTCCGTTTTCCCCAAGTCCCGAACAGCCAGGCGAGACAGGTGCTTCGGCCCGCTAAGAACGCTGCTTCGGGTGGGGTGTCCCTAGTCGCTCACCGGGGTGGAGGGCATGATGCGCCGGAGAATACCATGGCTGCCATCCGGGAG GCACATAAGAACGGGGCGACCGGCGTAGAGCTGGACTTGGAGTTCACATCAGACGGAGTCCCTATTCTGATGCACGATGAGACTGTAGACCGAACCACCAACGGGTCGGGACCCCTCACACAGCTAAGCTTCTCTGGGCTGTGTAAACTGGACGCTGCCGCTAAGCACCGACTCCG TGACAAGTTCCAGGGAGAGAAGGTCCCCACTCTGCAGGAGGCTGTGGAGGAATGCATCAAACTGCAGCTCACCATCTACTTTGATGTCAAAGGTCACCCAGATGAG gcaGCAGCAGCCCTAAAGGAGATGTATCAGAAACACCCTGTGCTTTACAACACCAGCATCGTCTGTTCCTTTGAGCCCAAAGTCATTTACAGG ATGCGTCAGGCTGACCCGGAAGTGGTGACGGCGCTGACCCACCGGCCATGGAGCCTTAGTCGGTTGGGTGACGGCACGCCACGCTTCTCGTCGCTATGGAAACACCACTGTATGCAGGTGCTAGACGTGATACTGGACTGGGCCCACCACCACCTGCTCTGGAACCTCTGTGGCGTCTCTGCCTTCCTGGTGCAGAAGAACTTCATATCACT GGACTATGTCCAGTACTGGGCTCAGAGAGGGGTTGAGGTGGTGGGCTGGACAGTCAACACAGCTGAGGAGAAACAATACTACCAGGAGATACTCAATGTCAACTACATCACTGACAGCCTACTGGAGAACTGTGATCCTCACTACTGA
- the tmem186 gene encoding transmembrane protein 186: MHRSTTLFPWLSYHVLAHCRGYCVLRGSLRSLICGPQPHVVTRLDPRWTPSIQHSHPVPPSPHVTALTKYSDLSTPKYNLIYSLPHIKLLRAVSRLKLIQTGITMLLLPPVYYMYFQGDASYLLVSYSTGIAAFAAVMLFSASHYLRRVVGMMYLDESQTTLKVSHLTFWGRRKDVYLPVTDVMTLGDTGDSIGETILRLKRYSSSETLYFSTRLGRVVDRQAFEKVFGTLI; this comes from the exons ATG CATAGGTCTACAACACTCTTCCCTTGGCTGTCCTACCATGTGCTGGCCCACTGCAGAGGATACTGTGTGTTGAGAGGCAGCTTGAGGTCACTAATCTGTGGCCCACAACCCCATGTAGTCACCCGACTGGACCCAAGATGGACGCCTAGTATCCAACACAGCCACCCAGTACCCCCATCCCCCCACGTCACTGCTCTCACCAAATACTCTGATTTATCCACCCCAAAATACAACCTCATCTACTCCTTACCTCACATCAAACTCCTGAGAGCGGTCTCCAGACTCAAACTGATCCAAACCGGAATCACCATGCTCTTACTCCCGCCCGTATACTACATGTATTTCCAAGGAGATGCTTCGTACCTACTGGTTAGCTACAGCACGGGGATAGCGGCGTTCGCAGCCGTCATGCTCTTCTCGGCTAGTCACTACCTGAGACGCGTCGTCGGGATGATGTACCTGGATGAGTCCCAGACGACGCTGAAAGTTTCTCACCTGACGTTCTGGGGACGCAGGAAGGACGTGTATCTGCCCGTGACGGACGTTATGACTCTGGGGGACACCGGGGACTCCATAGGGGAGACTATATTGAGGTTGAAGCGATATAGTAGTTCGGAGACGCTGTACTTCTCCACTAGACTGGGACGTGTGGTGGATAGGCAGGCCTTTGAGAAAGTGTTTGGGACTTTGATTTGA
- the LOC124015551 gene encoding 4-aminobutyrate aminotransferase, mitochondrial-like, with amino-acid sequence MAYSLVVPPASHFHTSTLRSMASSILSRHLTSSLRHSRGLSASGHRHQQTTAKRVEEVEFDGPCMKTEVPGPRSKILAQQLESIQSVVQVNFFCDYEESKGNYLVDVDGNRMLDVYTQIASIPIGYNHPALTKVMTDKKNMSTFVNRPALGMMPPEQFSEKLVNGLMAVAPKGFSRVQTMACGSCSNENAYKAIFIWYRNKMRGTPEPTPEEVRTSVINQVPGCPDLTLLSFMGGFHGRTLGCLATTHTKAIQKLDVPSFDWPIAPFPQLRYPLDQFERENAREEARCLEEAEDLIVKWNQKGRHVAGVVIEPIQAEGGDNHASFDFYRKLRGITKKHGCAFLVDEVQTGGGSTGKFWAHEHWGLDDPADIVSFSKKMLTGGYYQKDSFQPDKPFRIFNTWLGDHTKNLLLTEVIKVIKTENLLDQAKKSGKVMLEGLYDLQDKYPHLLSKARGIGTFCAIDVKDEDTRNLLLLKARNKGVVLGGCGTQSIRFRPALVFKEHHAHLFLDIFNDAIAELK; translated from the exons ATGGCATACAGTCTGGTGGTTCCACCTGCATCACATTTTCACACTTCCACA CTGAGGAGCATGGCCTCCAGTATTCTAAGTCGTCATCTTACTTCCTCTCTGAGACACAGCCGTGGGTTGTCTGCTTCAG GACACCGCCATCAGCAAACAACCGCTAAAAGAGTTGAGGAAGTTGAGTTTGATGGTCCTTGTATGAAGACGGAGGTTCCAGGTCCCAGATCTAAG ATCCTAGCACAACAACTGGAGAGTATTCAG AGTGTTGTCCAGGTGAACTTCTTCTGTGACTATGAGGAGAGTAAAGGTAACTACCTGGTGGACGTGGATGGGAACCGCATGCTGGATGTCTACACCCAGATCGCATCCATACCCATAG GATACAATCACCCGGCACTCACAAAAGTCATGACGGATAAGAAAAATATG AGTACGTTTGTCAACCGACCAGCTCTTGGGATGATGCCACCAGAGCAATTCTCTGAGAAGCTTGTCAACGGCCTGATGGCA GTGGCACCGAAGGGCTTCAGCCGGGTCCAGACCATGGCCTGTGGATCCTGCTCCAATGAGAACGCCTACAAAGCCATCTTCATCTGGTACAGA AACAAGATGAGAGGAACTCCGGAACCAACTCCAGAGGAAGTAAGAACTAGTGTCATCAACCAG GTTCCTGGCTGCCCTGACCTGACTCTTCTGTCCTTCATGGGCGGATTTCACGGAAGAACTCTGG GCTGTCTGGCCACCACTCACACCAAGGCCATACAGAAGCTAGACGTGCCGTCTTTTGACTGGCCCATCGCCCCCTTCCCCCAGCTGAGGTACCCCCTGGACCAGTTCGAGAGGGAGAACGCACGGGAGGAGGCACGCTGCCTGGAGGAg GCGGAGGACCTGATAGTGAAGTGGAATCAGAAGGGTCGGCACGTGGCGGGGGTGGTGATCGAGCCAATCCAGGCAGAGGGAGGGGATAACCACGCCTCCTTCGACTTCTACAGGAAGCTCAGGGGAATCACCAAGAAG CATGGCTGTGCCTTCCTAGTGGATGAGGTGCAGACAGGGGGTGGGTCTACGGGGAAATTCTGGGCCCACGAGCACTGGGGATTGGACGACCCCGCTGACATCGTCTCCTTCAGCAAGAAGATGCTGACAGGAGGATACTACCAGAAAGATAGCTTTCAGCCTGacaag CCGTTCAGGATCTTCAACACGTGGCTTGGAGACCACACTAAGAACCTGTTGCTGACCGAGGTCATAAAGGTCATCAAGACAGAGAACCTGCTGGACCAGGCCAAGAAGTCAGGCAAGGTCATGCTGGAGGGACTCTACGACCTACAG GATAAGTACCCCCACTTGCTCAGTAAAGCGAGGGGCATCGGGACGTTCTGTGCCATCGATGTTAAGGATGAAGACACAcgcaacctcctcctcctcaaggCCAGGAATAAGG GTGTGGTTCTAGGGGGCTGTGGAACCCAGTCTATCCGGTTCCGACCAGCTCTGGTGTTCAAGGAACACCATGCTCATCTCTTCCTGGATATCTTTAATGACGCAATCGCTGAGCTCAAGTAG